A window of the Helianthus annuus cultivar XRQ/B chromosome 4, HanXRQr2.0-SUNRISE, whole genome shotgun sequence genome harbors these coding sequences:
- the LOC110936324 gene encoding protein TRM32 has protein sequence MAKVLWIEDEEGFNQSHRSHPGCMSGIFHALDYQYWHSNVKKILPHRKHEDFIKHTKRNRRYQRFSGDQDSFEVLRLLDAKTSHIQMDQRNRKTSSTQKRSLKARIKALVSEHNDQDLVPSPKLYRTFSIHHLETDEWVHPIIFFPENATESPVSSKTQSNVTRPEVNDSQDILDMFEVDKELFINTLQDRVQPSVIRPTLTKSGSFPTAYKSYGRTRSLMPMKLKDKLNETYTTSKAEKVKNSKDDLNNNDIVRLRRISSLNESADRYTQLFDSSVVKEATLRSSRSLKLTDGSESILSSQQPSSLTRNNPIQESHDAYYCRSCSQNERNPVSLPVDKCDDPHDLEADEDNHQISQEITRQSPVLLVEYSPPDEKVQISEDLDLLINSHENLKKEIKTVNSKQHMDLSMKDDDFTYVKKILEQSGFLNNGFQQTWYSSNQPLDPFLFQELESQYVHDPELFAEEINELSHRLLIFDLVDEVLLTIYERSLTYYPKKLSSFCHVRPAPTGSLVLDEVWTCVSQLIKLKHDINESLNDIVSRDLGSDDGWMNLQSDSECVGLDLDDLILDEVLEELLVELF, from the exons ATGGCGAAAGTGTTGTGGATAGAAGATGAAGAGGGGTTTAATCAGAGTCATCGGTCTCATCCGGGATGCATGTCGGGCATATTTCATGCTCTTGATTACCAATACTGGCACTCTAATGTCAAGAAGATACTTCCACACCGAAAACATGAAGACTTCATCAAACATACGAAAC GTAATAGAAGGTACCAGAGGTTTTCTGGTGATCAAGATTCTTTTGAAGTTTTAAGACTATTAGATGCCAAAACAAGTCATATACAGATGGATCAAAGAAATAGAAAAACGAGTTCTACCCAGAAGAGGTCGCTAAAAGCGCGTATAAAGGCCTTAGTTTCCGAACATAACGATCAAGATTTAGTACCTAGTCCGAAGTTGTATAGGACTTTTTCAATTCATCATTTAGAAACCGATGAATGGGTCCATCCGATCATTTTCTTTCCCGAAAACGCGACAGAAAGTCCCGTGAGTTCCAAAACACAGAGTAACGTTACACGTCCTGAAGTTAACGATTCTCAAGATATATTAGACATGTTTGAAGTTGACAAAGAGCTGTTCATCAATACGTTACAAGATCGGGTTCAACCTTCTGTTATAAGACCAACGTTGACCAAATCCGGCTCGTTTCCCACTGCTTACAAGTCGTACGGTAGAACTAGAAGCTTGATGCCTATGAAGCTCAAAGACAAGCTGAATGAAACTTACACCACATCAAAAGCCGAGAAGGTAAAGAACTCAAAAGATGATCTCAACAATAACGATATCGTTCGCCTCAGAAGGATATCTTCACTCAATGAATCTGCAGATAGATATACGCAGTTGTTTGATTCTAGTGTCGTTAAAGAGGCCACTCTGCGTTCTTCAAGAAGCTTGAAGTTAACAGACGGAAGTGAGAGCATTTTAAGCTCTCAACAACCGAGTTCTTTAACAAGGAATAATCCAATTCAAGAATCTCATGACGCTTATTACTGTAGAAGCTGTAGTCAAAATGAAAGAAATCCAGTATCTTTACCTGTAGATAAATGTGATGATCCACACGATTTAGAAGCCGATGAAGATAATCATCAGATTTCACAAGAGATCACTCGCCAAAGCCCTGTTCTTCTTGTTGAGTACAGTCCACCAGATGAAAAAGTTCAAATTTCAGAAG ATTTGGATTTGTTAATCAACTCACATGAAAATCTAAAGAAGGAAATCAAGACTGTCAACAGTAAGCAACACATGGACTTATCAATGAAAGATGACGATTTCACTTATGTGAAAAAGATCCTAGAACAGTCCGGTTTCCTTAACAACGGATTTCAACAAACATGGTATTCATCCAACCAGCCATTAGACCCTTTCTTGTTTCAAGAACTCGAGTCTCAATATGTCCATGATCCAGAACTTTTTGCAGAGGAGATTAATGAATTATCTCATCGTTTACTCATCTTCGATCTGGTTGATGAAGTTTTGCTTACTATCTATGAAAGATCATTGACTTACTACCCGAAAAAACTGTCATCTTTCTGCCACGTTCGTCCTGCCCCAACTGGATCACTTGTTCTTGATGAAGTTTGGACCTGTGTGAGCCAGTTGATCAAGTTGAAGCATGATATAAACGAATCTTTAAACGATATTGTGTCTCGAGATTTGGGAAGTGATGATGGTTGGATGAATTTGCAGTCGGATTCGGAGTGTGTTGGACTTGATTTGGATGATTTGATTCTTGATGAAGTTTTAGAAGAATTGTTAGTTGAATTGTTTTAA